CGCGGTCAGGATCGGGGTCTGGAACTCGGTGAACCCCTGCCCCACCATCCGCTGGCGGATCGACGCGATCACGCTGGAGCGCAGCATGATATTGGCGTGCAGCTTCTCGCGACGCAGGTCGAGGAAGCGGTTCCGCAGGCGAATCTCCTCCGGATATTCCGCGTCGCCGAACACCGGCATCGGCAGCTCCGCGGCGACGCTCTGCACCGTCGCGGAGCGGGCATAGACCTCGATCTCGCCGGTCGGCAGGTTCGGGTTCACGGTCGCTTCCGACCGGCGCTTCACCTCGCCGTCGATCGTCACCACGGACTCGACGCGCAGCCCGTCCAGCAGCGCCAGCGCGGGCGAATCGCTGTCCGCCACGATCTGCGTGATGCCGTAATGGTCGCGCAGGTCGACGAAGAGGACGCCGCCATGGTCGCGCTTGCGGCGCACCCAGCCGGACAGGCGGACCGTATCGCCGGCATTGTCCGCGGTCAGCGCAGCGCAGGTGTGGGAGCGATAGGCGTGCATGAATTCCGCTTTCCTCGTCAGCCCGTCATGGGACCGGCGTGACGCAAATGATGATCGGGGCCGCTTCCCCGCCGATCCCCTCTTTGTCAACCCGCGCGCGCCGGTATAAGGGCGGCGGCTTATGCACGTTCACCCCCTCATCACCGACAGCGCGACGCTCGCCAACCTGTGTGCCCGCCTCGCCCAAGCTCCCTTCGTCACGGTCGATACCGAGTTCATGCGCGAGAGCACCTATTATCCGGAGCTCTGCCTGATCCAGATCGCGGATACCGAGGAGGCCGCCGCGATCGACCCGATGGCGCCGGGGCTGGACCTGACCCCGCTGCTGAACCTGCTGACCGACAACGACGACGTGCTGAAGGTCGTCCACGCCGGGGGACAGGATATCGAGATCATCTACAACCTGACCGGCAAGACCCCCCATCCGCTGTTCGATACGCAGGTGGCGGCGATGGCGCTGGGTCAGGGCGAGCAGATCGGCTATTCCAATCTGGTTGACAGCTGGCTGGGGGTGCAGATCGACAAGGGCGCGCGCTTCACCGACTGGGCGCGCCGCCCGCTGGATGCGCGCCAGATCGAATATGCGATCGGCGACGTCACGCATCTGTCGAGGATCTTCCCGAAGATGCTGGAGCGGCTGCGCAAGACCGGGCGCGGCGCGTGGCTGGATCAGGAGATGGAGCGGCTCGCCGATCCCGCCAATTACGCCAACGACCCCGATGTCGCGTGGAAGCGCGTCCGCGTCGCCAGCCGCAAGGCCGAGGTACTGGGGCGGCTGAAGGCGATCGCGCGCTGGCGCGAGCTGGAGGCGCAGGCTAAGGACCTGCCGCGCGGCCGCATCGTCAAGGACGAGACGATCGCCGACCTCGCCGGCCACCCCCCGCGCAAGCAGGCCGATCTCGCCAAGGTGCGTGGCCTGTCGCAGACCTGGGCCGGCAACGACATCGGCGCGCGGCTGATGGCGGCGATCGAGGGGGCGACGCCGCTGTCCGACGAGGAACTGCCGCCGCGCGACGACCGCAAGCCGGGGCTGGGCAAGGAAGGCGCGCTGGTCGCCGACCTGCTCAAGCTGCTGCTCAAGATCCGCGCGCGCGACATCGACGTGGCACCGCGGCTGCTCGCGCGGTCGGAGGAGCTCGAACTGCTCGCCGCGGGACAGCGCAAGGGCCTCCAGATCCTGGACGGCTGGCGCTTCGACCAGTTCGGCCGCGATGCGCTCGATCTGGTCGAGGGACGGCTGGCCTTTGCGGTGCTGGGCGGACGGCTGAAGATGACGCGGACCGAGGATGCGGCGGCATGAAGGCGATTGCGATCCTGACGAGCGCACTGGTGCTGACCGCCTGTGCCACCGCGCCAGCGCCGCAGGACGCGGCGGAGGATGCGTCCGCTGGAGTGCGGTGCAACGCGAATGCGGCCGAGGGCCTGATCGGTCGCCCTGCGGATGCCGCCGCGGCGCTGGCGCAGAAATCGTCGGGCGCGCGCACGGTCCGGCGCTACGTCACCGGCTCGCCCGTCACGATGGATTTCCGCCCGGATCGGTTGAACGTCGAGACCGATGCGGCGGGAACGATCGTCAAGCTGACCTGCGGGTAACGAACCCGCGCTATACTCCCCGTCACCCCGCCCTCACGGGACCTTTGCAAAAGTCTCCACCGTGCTCCTGCGAAGGCAGGAGCCCAGGGTTGCCGGTCGCTACAGGCGTGGTTCTGCCACTACCCTGGGCTCCTGCCTTCGCAGGAGCACGGCCGGTACGCGGCGCTGTTCCAATCATTGCGCAATGGTCCCGCCTTCGCCGGAGAGCAAGCAGCTGACTTTCGCGGGGGCTTCGAACAAGCCCGCGGTGACGAAGCCATCACCCCCCCGCCTCCACCCCCCCCGCCTCCAACCCCAGCGCCGCCGCCAGCGCGCGGTGCCGCTTCTGCACCGCCTCGCCGTACAGGCCCGCGTCGTCCGCGGCGAGGACGAGCCGCAGCGCGCCGCCCTCCACCACCAGCGACGACCGCTCCAGCGGCCCCGCGATCCCGCCGCTCAGCCGCTGGCCCAGCCGCATCGCCAGCCCCCATTGCATCGCGCGGCGCAGCCCCGCTTCGCCCGCCAGCCCCGTCAGCGGCGCAGGACTGGTCATCTCGCCACCCAGACTGGTCCACAAGGCCTGCGCCACCAGCCCGCGCCCGCGGCCGTCGATCCCGACCCAATTGCCGTGGAGCGCGATTTCCAGCCCGCGCTCGGCGCGAAACTCCGGGTTGGCGCGCCAGCCGACGTCGGCCAGCTGACACGCCGCGCCGCGCAGCCGCGCCTCGCTCGCCTTGTCGGTGAAGAGCGGCGCGATCCAGCGGTCGAGCAGGTCGCCGTGTTCCGGGAAGCGACCGCTGCGCCGCCCCTCGTCCCGCGTCGCCACGATCAGCGGATCCTGCGCGCGCACGTCCGCGGGCAGCGCACCGAACAGCAGCCCCTCGCGCAGCCCATAGGCCGAGACGATCGTGCCGTTGCTGCGCAGATGCTTCATCAGCACCGCGAGCAGGGCCGCCGCGCCCGACAGCGTCGGAATGCGCCCGCCCGACAGCCCCGGCACCGCCTTCAGCCGTGCCTTGCCGACATGCGCCAGCGTGCGCCGCAGCCGCGCGATCGTCGCGGGCGACATCGCATATTGGTGGATGACTGGGAGCGGATAACGCGTCGCCTCCATGTCGAGCCGGGCCAGCGCGCGCCACGATCCGCCCACCAGGTACAGCGGCAGCCCCTTGCCCGCGCCGGTCCAGCCACCGTCCGCCAGCAGCGTTGCGACACGCCGATCCAGCGTCCCCTTCTCGCGCATCGCCGCCAGCCGCAGCACGCCGAGCGGAAACGACGCACGCTCGTGCAATCGGCCCCCGCGCACGCGCACCAGTTCCAGGCTGCCGCCACCCAGATCGGCGACGATCCCGTCGGCCCCGGGAATGCCCGACAGCACCCCCAGACCCGCGGCGACCGCCTCTTCCTCGCCCGGCAGGATCTCGACCGTCAGCCCGGCGGCTTGCGCCAGCGCGATGAGCGCCCCACCGTTCCGCGCATCGCGCACCGCGGCGGTGGCGACGGTGCGCAGGCTCGCCACCCCCATCTCGCGCGTCAGCGCCGCGAAGCGCCGCAGCGCCGTCCCCGCCGCGGCCATCGCCTCGTCGTCGATCGCCCCCGACGCCGCCAGGCTGCGCCCCAGTCCGGCCAGCACCTTCTCGTTGAACAGGATCGCGGGCAGCCGCGGCGGCCCCTGATAGACGACCAGCCGGATCGAGTTCGACCCGATGTCGATGATCGCGGTGCGCGGTTCCTCGGTCGCCGCCGCACCGCGGCCCCGTAACGGCAACGTCATTTACGACGCCGCAGCGACAGTACCGGCACCTCGCCGCCCGCCTCCAGCGCCGCACCGCGCCCCGACAGCGACGGATTGACCATGAAATAGCGGTGCAGGTTGAACCCCTTGGCATCTCCCGGCGAGATGCGGGTGTAGCTGCCGTCCGGCTCCAGCTCCCAGCTTTGCTCGTTGTCGATCAGGTTGGCGACCATCACCTGATCCAGCACCTGATCGTGGACCGTCTCGTTCTCGATCGGCAGCATATATTCCACCCGCCGGTCGAAGTTGCGCGGCATCCAGTCGGCCGAGGAGATATAGACCAGCGCATCGTCGTTGGGCAGCGCCGCGCCGTTGCCGAACGCCGCGATCCGGCTGTGCTCCAGGAAGCGCCCCACGGTGGAGCGCACGCGGATGCGATCCGACAGTCCCGGCACCTTGGGCCGCAGGCAGCAGATGCCGCGCACGATCAGGTCGATCTCCACCCCGGCCGCGCTCGCCTCGTACAGTTTCTCGATGATCGCCGGATCGACCAGCGAGTTCATCTTGGCCCAGATCGCCGCCGGCCTCCCCGCGCGCGCGTTGCCGATCTCCGCATCGATGCACGCCATCAGCTTCTTGCGCAGCAGCCGCGGGCTGAGCACGACCAGCTCCATCCCCTCGGGCTCGACATAGCCGGTGATGTAATTGAACATCCGCGCCGCATCCCGCCCGACGCGCGGGTCCGCGGTGAAGAAGCTCAGGTCGGTGTAGATGCGCGCGGTGACCGGGTGGTAATTGCCGGTGCCGAAATGGCAGTACGTGCGGAAGATGTCGCCTTCGCGCCGCACCACCATCGCGACCTTGGCGTGCGTCTTCCAATCGATGAAGCCATAGACGACCTGTACGCCGGCACGCTCCAGCGCGCTTGCCCATTGCAGGTTCTGCTCCTCGTCGAACCGGGCCTTGAGCTCGACGACCGCGGTTACCGACTTGCCCGCCTCCGCCGCCGCGATCAGCGCGTTGATGACCGCCGATTGCTTTCCCGCGCGGTACAGCGTCTGCTTGATCGCGACCACGTCGGGGTCGTTCGCCGCCTGCTTCAGGAAGGCGAGCACGACGTCGAACGTCTCGTACGGGTGATGGACGACGATGTCCTTCGCGCGGATCGCGGCGAAGCAATCGCCGCCGAATTCGCGGATCCGCTCGGGAAAGCGCGGGGTGAAGGGTACGAATTTCAGGTCGGGGCGATCCTCGTCCGCCAGCGCCGACAGATCGTCGATCCCCAGCAGCGACCCCGTTTCCGTCACGATCGCGTCGGACCGGCCCAGCTCGTCGCGCAGCAGCCCCGCCAGCGCGTCGGGCATGCCGGTTTCCAGCTCCATCCGGATCACGCGCCCGCGCCGCCGCCGCTTGATCGCGTTCGCGAAGTAGCGGACCAGATCCTCCGCCTCTTCCTCGATCTCGATATCGCTGTCGCGCAGCACGCGAAATTCGGCCGCACCCAGTACGTCATATCCCGGAAACAACGCCTGGCTGAACCGCTTCAGCAGCGATTCGACCGCGATATAGCGCGCATTCTCCCCCGGCAGCCGCACGAACCGGGGCATTGCCGCGGGCAACATCACGAGCTCGCGGATCGGCTCGTTGTCCGACTGGCGGATCAGGTCGAACATCACCGCCATCCCCTTGTTGGGCATGAACGGGAACGGATGCGCGGGGTCGAGCGCCTGCGGCGTGATGACGGGGAACAGCTGCTCGCGGAAATGCGTCTCCAGCCAGGCGCGCTCGTCGTCGTTGATCGCGGCGTCGATCGCGCGATGGCTCAGCACCTGGATCCCCGCCTCCGCCAGCGCGCGACGGATGTCCTTCCACACCGCCTGCTGGCTCGCCATCAGCGCATCCGCCTCGGCCACGATCGCGCTCAGCTGCTGTCCCGGGGTCAACCCGTCGGTCGAGCGCGCCTCGACATCCTGCACCATCTGCCCCTTCAGCCCCGCGACGCGGACCATGAAGAATTCGTCCAGATTGCCGCCCGATATGGCCAGGAACCGCAGCCGTTCCAGCAGCGGATGCGCCGGGTTGCACGCCTCCTCCAGCACGCGGCGGTTGAACGCCAGCCACGACAGCTCGCGGTTGAAATAGCGTCCGCCGTCGCGATCCTGAAACGGATCCTCCAGCGCGTCATCGGTGTCGAGGCGCGCCATCTTCGGCGTTCTGGTCATGTGGTCTCGTCGCTCCGATCGGTGAACGCCGCCGCGTCCGTCAGGGTTTCGCGTGCCAGCGGGATCGACAGGCGACGTCGCCCGGCAAGCGCGGCCCGGTCGAGCCTATCGATCGTTTCCATGACGGATCGGTGACTCCGCTCCACCCGTGCGCTCAGCCACGCGATCAGATCCGCCCGCGCATCGACATGCCGCCGGGCGAAACCATGTTCGAACAGCGCTCGTATCAGCGCGTCGTCCGGCGGGCCGATGGTGGCGGCCGGGCTGGCCGCCAGCCGCGAACGCAGGTCGGGCAGCGCCACCTGCCACACCGGCGGCAGGTCGCGCACGATCAGCAGCAGGGGGCGACGCTCGTCCTGCGCGCGGTTCCACGCATGGAACAGCGCCTCCTCCGGCTCCGCATCGGCATCGTCGATCACGACACCGTGCGAGCGCGCGGCGAAGATGCGCCCCAGCAGCGAGCGGCCCGACTGCGGCGGCCCCGCCAGGAGAGCGGTGCGTACCGGCCATGCCGCCCAGCGATCCAGCATCCGGACTGCGGCGGCATTGGAGGGGCCGACGACGAACTCGCCGTCACGCGCATCGGCGGACCAGGCCAGCGGGAGCGCGATCTGGTCGGTCATCCCGCCCCCGTCATCCCGTGGGTGTCGCCCCGCCCGCCCCGCGCAGGTCGGGCGGCAACAGCTGCGGAGCGCGCCGGATACGGATCGTGGTGCCGTTGCCGAACACCTGCCAGCCGCGCGCCTCCAGCGCCGCGCGGAACGCCTCGGGCGTGCCGGCATAGCTGACGGTCATCAGCGAGACGCCGCCCAGCGCCAGGCTGGTGGTGGCGGCGGCGGAGACGCCGGGCACGCCGCGCATCCCCGCCTCCGTCCCCGTCACCGCACCGGCGTCCGCGGTGTCGAACTGCACCGTGATCGCATTCGCCGCCGTCGGCAGCAGGCCGGGATCCTCGATCAGCGCGCCGACGTCGTCGGCCGGCGTCGCCGCGGTGTCGGGCATGACCGGGTTCAGCCCCGGATCGGCGGTCAGGTAACCGCCGCTCAACCCCTCCTGATAGGCCGAATCCAGCCGCCGCACCGCCTCGTCCAGCAACGCCGGCACCCCGCCGGCAGCGCCGACGCGCAGCGTGAAGCGCCGCAGCACGCGATTGTCGGGACCATAGCGCGCCTCGAACACGCCGATCACGGGCCCGCCGGGCCATTGCCGGTACAGCCGGACGGTCGGCATCAGCACGTCGTTGCCGCCATATTGGTCGAGCACCGCACGCCACCACGCACGATCCGGCCGCTGCATCTGGCCGACGTTCAGCAGCAGCGGGTCGGGCCCGTTGCCCGCGGGGCGAATGTAGTCGATCGTACTGCCGCCGGTACGATAGCGCGCCCACGCCTCCTGCCAGACGGTTCGCTGCTCGAACACGGTACCGACCCCGGTCGACCATTGCACCGGCAGCACGACGAACGGCGGCGATCGTGTGACATAGGACGACACGCCCAGCAGCGCCGACGTGCGCGCGCGGTCGAACAGCACGCCCAGCTTCGCGACATAGCGCTGCGGGCCGATCTCCTCGTCGTCGACTACGATCGCCGACACGATCGAATCGAGCGTCCCATCGGGCACCAGCCCGCCGCCCGCGCCCAGCCGCTGCGACAATTGCACGAACGCCTTGCGCTGCGCCTCGCGCCAGCCCGCCAGCCGCGCCGCGTCCGCATCCTTGCCGCCGGTGTCGACGCGAACGCCGGACACCTCGAAATCGTTGGAGCTGTCGACCGCCGCCACGCCGCGATCCCCGCCCTCGATCTGCGCCACCACGGTAGCGGTGCCGAGGGTCGCGAGCGCGACAGCCGCGAGAAGGACGGAAGGACGGCGACGCATGTCGTGAGCCTTTTGGCGAAGCAGGCGTGGAAATCCAAGCGCGATGTGGCTATCGGCGCGCCATGAGCTACACCTATGAGAGCGCCGGCGTATCGATCGCCGCAGGCAATGCGCTGGTCCGCGCCATCGCACCGCTCGCGCGTGCGACGCGGCGGCCGGGTGCCGACGCGGACCTGGGCGGGTTCGGCGGCTTCTTCGACCTGAAGGCGGCGGGCTTCACCGATCCCCTGCTCGTCGCCGCCAACGACGGCGTCGGTACGAAGCTGAAGCTTGCGATCGAATGGGACCGCCACGCCGGGGTCGGCGTCGACCTCGTCGCGATGTGTGCCAACGACCTGATCGTGCAGGGCGCGGAGCCGCTCTTCTTCCTCGACTATTACGCCACCGGGAAGCTCGACAATGCGGTGGCGGAAAGCGTCGTCGCCTCGATCGCGGAGGGGTGCCGCATCGCGGGCTGCGCGCTGATCGGCGGCGAGACCGCGGAAATGCCCGGCATGTATGCCGATGGCGACTATGACCTCGCCGGCTTCTGCGTCGGCGCCGTCGAGCGCGGCGATGTGCTGACCGGCCGGGACATTGCGGACGGCGACGTCATCCTCGGCCTCGCCTCGTCGGGCGTCCATTCCAACGGCTTCTCGCTGGTCCGCCGTCTCGCTGCGGACAAGGGGTGGAAGCTCGACCGGCCGGCGCTGTTCGATGCCGACCGGCTGCTGATCGATCATCTGATGGCCCCGACGCGCATCTATGTCGCCAGCCTGCTGCCGCTGCTGAAGGCGCATCGTATCAAGGGGCTGGCGCATATCACCGGCGGCGGCCTGCTGGAGAACATCCCGCGCGTCCTCCCCGCCGGGACGCACGCGCATGTCGATGCCGACGCATGGGAGCAGCCGCGCCTGATGGCGTTCCTCCAGGCGCAGGGCGGTATCGAGCCGGAGGAGATGGCGCGCACCTTCAATTGCGGCATCGGCATGGCGGTCGTCGTCGCCGCCGATCAGGCCGAAGGCGTCGCGGCGAACCTGACCGCCGCCGGCGAGACGGTCTTCGCGATCGGCCGCATCGCCGGCGGCGAGCGCGGCTGCACAGTGACCGGCGGCGAGGAGACGTGGAGCGCGCGGGCCGCCTGGACCGCCACGCACACCGCATGACCGTCCCCGCCAGGGTCGCGGTCCTGATCTCCGGTCGCGGCTCCAACATGCAGACGCTCGCCGCGCATCAGGGCGACGCGTATGAGATCGTCGTCGTCGCCTCCGACAAGCCCGCCGCACCGGGGCTGTCCTGGGCGATCGCCAACGGGCTGCCCGTCTTCGCGCTCTCGCCCAAGGACGTCGGCAAGCCCGCCTACGAGGCCGCGCTCGACGCGGCGTTGCGCGCCGCGGGGGCGGAATGGATCGCGCTGGCGGGCTATATGCGACTGCTCTCCGACGACTTCGTCGCCCGGTGGCGCGGGCGGATCGTCAATATCCACCCCTCGCTGCTGCCCAAGTACAAGGGGCTCGACACCCACGCGCGCGCCATCGCCGCAGGCGATACGGTCGCGGGATGCTCGGTCCATCTCGTTACCGAGGAACTCGACGGCGGCGAAGTGCTTGGACAGGCGGAGGTGCCGGTGCTCGCCGACGACACGCCCGAGACGCTCGCCGCGCGGGTGCTGGAGGCGGAGCACCGGCTCTATCCGCGGGTATTGAAAGAGGTGGTACGACGATGA
The sequence above is drawn from the Sphingomonas adhaesiva genome and encodes:
- the rnd gene encoding ribonuclease D produces the protein MHVHPLITDSATLANLCARLAQAPFVTVDTEFMRESTYYPELCLIQIADTEEAAAIDPMAPGLDLTPLLNLLTDNDDVLKVVHAGGQDIEIIYNLTGKTPHPLFDTQVAAMALGQGEQIGYSNLVDSWLGVQIDKGARFTDWARRPLDARQIEYAIGDVTHLSRIFPKMLERLRKTGRGAWLDQEMERLADPANYANDPDVAWKRVRVASRKAEVLGRLKAIARWRELEAQAKDLPRGRIVKDETIADLAGHPPRKQADLAKVRGLSQTWAGNDIGARLMAAIEGATPLSDEELPPRDDRKPGLGKEGALVADLLKLLLKIRARDIDVAPRLLARSEELELLAAGQRKGLQILDGWRFDQFGRDALDLVEGRLAFAVLGGRLKMTRTEDAAA
- a CDS encoding I78 family peptidase inhibitor; protein product: MKAIAILTSALVLTACATAPAPQDAAEDASAGVRCNANAAEGLIGRPADAAAALAQKSSGARTVRRYVTGSPVTMDFRPDRLNVETDAAGTIVKLTCG
- a CDS encoding Ppx/GppA family phosphatase, yielding MTLPLRGRGAAATEEPRTAIIDIGSNSIRLVVYQGPPRLPAILFNEKVLAGLGRSLAASGAIDDEAMAAAGTALRRFAALTREMGVASLRTVATAAVRDARNGGALIALAQAAGLTVEILPGEEEAVAAGLGVLSGIPGADGIVADLGGGSLELVRVRGGRLHERASFPLGVLRLAAMREKGTLDRRVATLLADGGWTGAGKGLPLYLVGGSWRALARLDMEATRYPLPVIHQYAMSPATIARLRRTLAHVGKARLKAVPGLSGGRIPTLSGAAALLAVLMKHLRSNGTIVSAYGLREGLLFGALPADVRAQDPLIVATRDEGRRSGRFPEHGDLLDRWIAPLFTDKASEARLRGAACQLADVGWRANPEFRAERGLEIALHGNWVGIDGRGRGLVAQALWTSLGGEMTSPAPLTGLAGEAGLRRAMQWGLAMRLGQRLSGGIAGPLERSSLVVEGGALRLVLAADDAGLYGEAVQKRHRALAAALGLEAGGVEAGG
- a CDS encoding RNA degradosome polyphosphate kinase, with amino-acid sequence MARLDTDDALEDPFQDRDGGRYFNRELSWLAFNRRVLEEACNPAHPLLERLRFLAISGGNLDEFFMVRVAGLKGQMVQDVEARSTDGLTPGQQLSAIVAEADALMASQQAVWKDIRRALAEAGIQVLSHRAIDAAINDDERAWLETHFREQLFPVITPQALDPAHPFPFMPNKGMAVMFDLIRQSDNEPIRELVMLPAAMPRFVRLPGENARYIAVESLLKRFSQALFPGYDVLGAAEFRVLRDSDIEIEEEAEDLVRYFANAIKRRRRGRVIRMELETGMPDALAGLLRDELGRSDAIVTETGSLLGIDDLSALADEDRPDLKFVPFTPRFPERIREFGGDCFAAIRAKDIVVHHPYETFDVVLAFLKQAANDPDVVAIKQTLYRAGKQSAVINALIAAAEAGKSVTAVVELKARFDEEQNLQWASALERAGVQVVYGFIDWKTHAKVAMVVRREGDIFRTYCHFGTGNYHPVTARIYTDLSFFTADPRVGRDAARMFNYITGYVEPEGMELVVLSPRLLRKKLMACIDAEIGNARAGRPAAIWAKMNSLVDPAIIEKLYEASAAGVEIDLIVRGICCLRPKVPGLSDRIRVRSTVGRFLEHSRIAAFGNGAALPNDDALVYISSADWMPRNFDRRVEYMLPIENETVHDQVLDQVMVANLIDNEQSWELEPDGSYTRISPGDAKGFNLHRYFMVNPSLSGRGAALEAGGEVPVLSLRRRK
- a CDS encoding HdaA/DnaA family protein; its protein translation is MTDQIALPLAWSADARDGEFVVGPSNAAAVRMLDRWAAWPVRTALLAGPPQSGRSLLGRIFAARSHGVVIDDADAEPEEALFHAWNRAQDERRPLLLIVRDLPPVWQVALPDLRSRLAASPAATIGPPDDALIRALFEHGFARRHVDARADLIAWLSARVERSHRSVMETIDRLDRAALAGRRRLSIPLARETLTDAAAFTDRSDETT
- a CDS encoding heavy-metal-associated domain-containing protein — its product is MRRRPSVLLAAVALATLGTATVVAQIEGGDRGVAAVDSSNDFEVSGVRVDTGGKDADAARLAGWREAQRKAFVQLSQRLGAGGGLVPDGTLDSIVSAIVVDDEEIGPQRYVAKLGVLFDRARTSALLGVSSYVTRSPPFVVLPVQWSTGVGTVFEQRTVWQEAWARYRTGGSTIDYIRPAGNGPDPLLLNVGQMQRPDRAWWRAVLDQYGGNDVLMPTVRLYRQWPGGPVIGVFEARYGPDNRVLRRFTLRVGAAGGVPALLDEAVRRLDSAYQEGLSGGYLTADPGLNPVMPDTAATPADDVGALIEDPGLLPTAANAITVQFDTADAGAVTGTEAGMRGVPGVSAAATTSLALGGVSLMTVSYAGTPEAFRAALEARGWQVFGNGTTIRIRRAPQLLPPDLRGAGGATPTG
- the purM gene encoding phosphoribosylformylglycinamidine cyclo-ligase → MSYTYESAGVSIAAGNALVRAIAPLARATRRPGADADLGGFGGFFDLKAAGFTDPLLVAANDGVGTKLKLAIEWDRHAGVGVDLVAMCANDLIVQGAEPLFFLDYYATGKLDNAVAESVVASIAEGCRIAGCALIGGETAEMPGMYADGDYDLAGFCVGAVERGDVLTGRDIADGDVILGLASSGVHSNGFSLVRRLAADKGWKLDRPALFDADRLLIDHLMAPTRIYVASLLPLLKAHRIKGLAHITGGGLLENIPRVLPAGTHAHVDADAWEQPRLMAFLQAQGGIEPEEMARTFNCGIGMAVVVAADQAEGVAANLTAAGETVFAIGRIAGGERGCTVTGGEETWSARAAWTATHTA
- the purN gene encoding phosphoribosylglycinamide formyltransferase; translation: MTVPARVAVLISGRGSNMQTLAAHQGDAYEIVVVASDKPAAPGLSWAIANGLPVFALSPKDVGKPAYEAALDAALRAAGAEWIALAGYMRLLSDDFVARWRGRIVNIHPSLLPKYKGLDTHARAIAAGDTVAGCSVHLVTEELDGGEVLGQAEVPVLADDTPETLAARVLEAEHRLYPRVLKEVVRR